The Primulina eburnea isolate SZY01 chromosome 12, ASM2296580v1, whole genome shotgun sequence genome includes the window GTATCCTAAacctctaacaaaccgtataacAAAACTATATAGGATGCATCAACTGAGAAGTGACAAATCTTCAAAACTCAACACACTAATCAAAACagtgattaggtgttgtctACGGATATGGTCAGCACTTTGCAGCAACACTCTAATTGATGACACGAGATTGCTTTACTCAGAAAACGTCTCTTCGTATAAATTCTCTTCTCACGCGATCGACCCGCCGCTCTGTATCTCCTTCACCTTTTATATCAACTTGTCTTCATAGACCTATAAAATATGGAAAACcaattttattagaaaaaaaCTCTTTTGAATTAAAGATAGCATATCTTAAAGATTATATCATATCTTAAAGATATTATCGGTCATATATATTATAGTCTCAAATTAAATATGAAATCTATACGAGATCATATACTAAatgtctagaaaggcaaaacaaaatatatttaaaaaaggaAAATTAGTAAAAAGTAAAGATGACAAGGAATACgattcctttcaatctccccctttttgcctttctggacaaaacaaccacaaatgGTATTTGACTGAACTCCCCCTGAGTTATTGGCTTGTTGACTCCCCCTGAATCAGTAAACACAGTAGGTGTTGTATGTTAGATGTGACAACATCCAGAGCACAACATTGAAGTAGTTCATACCATACCATTAATCAAACTACGATTAGATGAATAGCATACAGTACTACAAACCAAGGCAGTAAGAAAAACCACTAGCAGTAAGAAAAACCACTAGAGTGAAAACTTCAGCATAGTCAACTAGACTCTCAGTCAATTTCATCCTCCTTCATTGTTGTCCGTGTCATCTCTATCATCCATTTGTATTCCACTGGTTCCAGCTTCATctactccccctttttgtccagaatggatACTAGCAGCCAGTAGAAGTTCATAGTCTGCCACTTGATATTCATAATGGTCAATGGTCTGTTTAGCATTAGCAATCTGTTGTCGACCATAGGCAATCTGCGCTTGAATGTAGGAAAGAGATAATGTAACATAACCAGGAGTAGGTGTAGGGGGCAGGCTAGTCAAGTCAGGCAGAGACTCCGATGTTGCAACAGCGGTGTTGCCAACATCCGAAGCAACACTGGAAGTCACCCAAGGCAGATCAATCTGTCTGTTGCCTTTAAAATAcacaggagaaatcttcagggaATCTCTAACAAGGCAGAGATCTTCATCAATGTCCCTAATGAACCCTTGAGACTCCAAGATTCCATAGATCAGTGAGGGATATGGTAGCTTAGTCTTCTTGAAATCCCCTTCAGCATATTGTAATGCTGTCCTGAACACCAACCTTCCAAAATTAAAGGCCCTTCCAGTGCCAATATTAAACAATACCATGGCTTGAGATCTGGTCACAGTGGTGGAATTTGTTGACGGGGTCCCATTCCAAATTGAGGTCTTATGTAGGACAGAGTAAAAGGAAGTGAGATTAGCAGCGCTCAGCTTCTTGGGATAGTCGGGGAATACTTTGATCACACCTCCAGTCAGCACGGAGGTTACAGCATGGATGTCCAGGACTTCTTCACCTTCCTCAATATCTAGGTGTTGTAGACTTCGTTGATCAATGACGGTGTGAATTTATAAATACGCTCACGAACAAACACCCTGCCATATTTCACTGAGTCCTCATCTCACACACTCTTCAAAAGATTGCAATAAAATTCCAGCACTACACGGCGGCAGTATGGCATAGTAGTGGTGACAGTGGACAACAGCCGTCGGATCTTCAGAAATTCAATCAAGTTGTACCGCCCATAGGCATtaacatcaatatttttctcCTCGATCAGTTCTCTTTCAATGAACAAGGGCCACAATGCCAAGGCCTCTTCAGAATAGAACTTCGGGGAGAAGGATTGACTGAGATCATAATCAGCAGAGTCAGTGTTGTCAACATCCTCTTCAACACCGGTTGCAGTAGCAGCAGTACTATCAGAAGACTCGCTAGCTTCAGAGTCAATGTCCTCAGATGCATCATCACCTTGTTCCTCAGATTCAAAGTCAGATACAGACGATGAGGAGGAGTCATCAGAGGCACCAGGCCGGTTTTGCTTGAATTCCTTCATCATTTCTGAGTCAGGTTCATCCTACTTAGCCATTTGTTTTCGGGCGGCTTTATCTTCTTTGAGCTGAGCAAGAAACTCTGCCAAAGATTGTTCATCATCTTCAGGTTCACCAGGAGATTGTTCTTCTGCAGCTTTATGAGAATCCATGATTGAGTTATGCTTTTGACTGCCCGAAGTAGAACCAGATTCCTTTGCGGCAACTGTTGGTTTGGGGCGAGCAACCAACTCAAAGTCTCCATCTTTGGAGTCATCTCCAGACGAGAAGTCAGGGTATAACAGATTTGAAGAAGTAGATACCCGTGGTTTCTTGGTTGGAACAAAGTCAGGGTCGAACCCTGCTTGTCTTTTGGACCTTCGGCGCATGGGAGCAGGGGGAAAAGCTTTATTCAGGGTTTCAAAATCCGGTGGATTCTCAACATTTATCTCATTCTCAGGTTCGCCAGGGGCAATTACTTCCAGCGGAGTTGGTTCTTCTGACAGACCTACAATTGCCATGCCCACAACATCAGTTGCAGCTGTGGGTGTTGTGTCAGGTGATTTGTCGCCCATGCTCGCAGCCATTTCACTCCTAATGTCTTGAGGATCAAAGCCAGCCATCTGCGAAATCAAGAATCACAAAGTAGGAAAGTTCGAAGAAGACAGAAATTTACAAAGAACACAGATACTATTGCGcgaaaaagaaaacaaatagTTAGGGTAGGAGATATTTTAGAATATGAGGGAAAATAGTAAGTCGTAAATTTGTTCCTTATTTATCCCTAATTATTTAAGCACACCCCTCCAACGGTAACATTCTGAAACAGTGTAATCATTCTTTCAAGAAGATCAGGCAGGATGAAACGCCACATCGAATTAACCCCACTAACCGTTAGATATCAAGGTATTTCAAAATTAAGTTGGTTAGGTTATTTTtcgaatttcatgaattaaaagcTGGTAGCCCACTGGACATGATGAATTCACAAAGCAGTAGTATGAATGACTTAAATTTATGCTTAAATATGATCAAAAATGAAATACTCACGCATGTTGATCAAACTATGATCAGTCTGTAAttaggtgttggcaacacctctTGGCAACACTCACAAGTTGGACTCAAACtttcttgaatatttttatttcagacATGGTAGCTCCCACTCTAGAGGAACGGCCTTCAtgggactcctctaggtagctttttccatctggattttgacttagaagtggtagctctcacactagaagaacggtctttattggactcctctaggtagctttttccattttcttctaaacaatGATTTttgttccattttttttttcaaattcttctcctcttttctatttttcaccTTATTGCTCAAGAATTTTCTAAGTCATTGTCTACATTGGACAAGATCATGTAGTACACGAACATTCTCAACAGCTTTATGACTTAGATTGAGCACACTCCTTACTTTAGAGAATTTTGATAGAAAGTTTGATTCACAACTGAGAGCACACCATTCAGTATCCTTCACTTGTACAGGCTTCACACAAAACAAGATGTATGCAATATGTCTAGCATCCTAAAAATAAAAGGCACATGCATGCTGAGTGTTGTCCACAGGTGTTGTAACATTGAGGACAACATCTGTGAGTGATCATTGTGTACACAAGCTGAGAGACTTCCtaagattggaaaatctctcaaaatccaatggttttgtaaagatatcagccAGTTGGTTCTCAGTTCCAACAAATTCCATTCGAATCATACCCTTTTCACCCAactctcgaataaaatgatgtctaatgtcaatgtgtttcGTTCGAGGGTGTTGcactggattttttgaaatatcaattgcatTTGAATTGTCGCAGTATACAATTAAGGTGTCACTGTTGAATTCATAatctttaatcatttgattcatccacagaatTTGTGAGCAGCAACTAGCAGCTGCAACATACtcagattcagcagtggacAAAGACACACAATTTTGCTTTCTACTATACCATGACACCAAATTGTTACCAAGATAAAAATACCCACCCGTGGTACTTTTCCTATTATCTAAGTTTCCAGTCCAGTCAGCATCACTAAAGCCCACTAAATTGGTGTTTGTTTCTTTGGTGTACCACAGACCTAAGTCAACTGTTCCAGATATATATCGCAAAATTCTTTTGACAGCTTTAAAATGAGTGACTTTAGGATCAGCCTGGTACCTGGcacacaaacatacactaaacatgatgTCAGGACGACTTGCGCTTAAATAAAGAAGACTGCCTATGATGCTGCGATAttgggtgttgtcaacacctgcCGCAACATCGTCTTTGGACAATTTTTCAGTCGACCCCATTGGAGTTTTCATGTGTTTAGTGTTCTCGGTAGAAAATTTCTTCACCAAATTCTTGGCATACTTGGACTGACATAGAAAAATCccatcatgcatttgtttaatttgtaGTCCAAGAAAAAAACTCAACTCccctaccatgctcatttcaaatgtggTAGACATACAGTTAACAAAATCATCAACGTGTTTTTGAGAAGAAGCTCCAAAAATGATGTCGTCCACATAGATTTGACACACAAGTATTTCATGCTttgactttttaataaaaagagTCTTATCAACttcacctcgtttgaagcctaAGTCAAGCAGAAATTCCGTAAGCTTACCATACCATGCTCGTGGGGCTTGTTTAAGTCCATAAAGTGCCTTCTTCAACTTGTAGACATGGTCTGGGTGGTGTAGATCTTCAAATCCTTTAGGTTGGCTTACATAAGCTTCTTCTTTCAAGATGCCATTCAAAgaggcacttttcacatccatttgatataattttatgtTCATGTGACAAGCAATAGCAAGTAAAATCCGGACAGATTCAATTCGGGCAACAGGGGCAAATGTCTCATCAAAATCAATCCCTTcaatttgagtatacccttgagcaactagccttgctttgtttctcacaacaattccagattcatcagttttgtttttaaaaatccatttggTTCCAATAACATTCACATTATCAGGTCTAGGCACCAAATCCCACACATCATTCCtaacaaattgttcaagttcATCATGCATAGCATTGacccaaaattcatcttttaaggcttcatttacatttttgggttcaatcagtgaaacaaaacaagaatggCTTACTTGAGAGTATACGGAAGTCATGCATACTAGTCCCATCATCTTCCGATAGTCTAccttctcctttcttctagTTTGCATTCCTCCAAATGTTTCTTCGAGGATCTGATATGagggatgatttttctgaatcttagTGGGAATATCAATCCCTTCATTGGTTACATCATCATCATGTTCAGAACTCTCTCCTTGTTCATCTTTTGATTCTGCCGGTGCAGGTGTTGTCTCAGGTGTTACCACACCGGGTACAACATCTGTGTTATGTAGTGTCTCACTTGCATTTAGGAGCTCATCAACATCATTCTCGATTGTTTTTCCTGTTAAATCTGCAAGATCATCAAAAACCACGTTAATAGATTCCATAGTCGTTCTTGTTATAATATTATACATGCGATATGCACGACTATTGGATGAATAGCCAAGGAATAAACATTTGTCACTTTTAGAGTCAAACTTCGCAAGATGGTCTCTgtcattcaaaacataacatacacaccCAAAAACATGAAAGTACTTCACGTTTGGCCTCCTTCCCATGATAATTTCATAGGATGTCATAGTAGAACCACTTCTTAAGTACACACGATTTGAAATGTGACATGCGGTGTTTAAGGCCTCGGCCCAAAATCGTTTTGAAATATTCTTTGAACTCAATATGACTCTGGCCATTTCTTGCAATGTCTATTTTTCCTTTCGGctattccattttgttgaggagtcttaggggccgaaaattcatgagttatcccTCTCTTTTCACAGAATGATATAAAGTGtgagttttcaaattctttaccaTGGTCGGTCCTTATCTTACCAACCCTCAGATCATGTAGATTAGTAATCTTAGCATGTAGTTTcttaaaaacatcaaatgtatcggatttttctctaagaaatCTTACCCATGCAAAGCGAGAGAAGTCATCGACACAAACacatgaatacttcttacctccaagGCTTTCTACTTCCattggacccataagatccacgtgcaagagttcaagacaccgtgttgtcccaaagtgttgcaacacttgatGGGAAACACGTGCTTGCTTGCCCTTTTGACATGCACCACAAACATACGGAATTCCAGAGGATAAattaggcatacctctcacagcatcGTACTTACCAAGATTCTTTAATGTCTTGAAGTTTGCATGTCCCAATTTTTGATGCCACAAGTTTAATTCACTcacctttgaatgattgcaTACTAAGTCTTCTCCAAGTTGATAGCAATTGCCAGCAGACCTTGTACCTGTCAAAATACGAGTATTAGCATTATCAAACACTTCACAATTGtctttatcaaacttaacatgcaaaccgtcatcacaaagttgacttatgctCATTAAGTCTGAGTTAAGCCCTTCGACATAAAGCACATTGTGTAGATTAGGCAGTCCATCAACATTCAAGGTTCCTTTGCCAGCAATTCTTCCTTTAGCACCTCCACCATACGTCACATGACCACTTCTTAGTTCAACATAGTCAATCAAATGATCTTTGcaacctgtcatgtggcgtgaacagccACTGTCAAAGTACCATATTCCTGCAAGGTTAGTCTTTAATGAGGTAAAAATAACAGAACACTGAATTTTAGCCTTAGGCACCCAAACCTTTTTTACCAATGGTTTCTTGTTGGCAATGTTGCGCCGGGTGTTGTTCAATACCTGAGGCAACACCTGTTCAGATTCCCATTTCGTGTAGTCATCTATCAGTTTAAAGCAGTAGGGTTTGATATGACCAGGTCTAAAACAATAGTGGCAGATAAAGTGGCGTTTTCTGGATTTGGACTTCTTGGTAGATATTTTTCCTTTTGATGGAACACCTTTTTCAGTGTGTGTAGCATTCGAGTTTTCAACACTTTCTTTGACAAAAACTGTTGATTTTATTTCAGCGTTGGAAGACTCACCAATTTCAAACTGGTGTTTCGGATAGCCAAGTCCAGCTTTGTCATTCTTTCCAATCATCAAGAGTGAGTCAAGTTTAGATGAGCTTGAGTTAAGCTTCGCAAGAATCTGAGTTGCATCCCCAAGCTCCTCCTTGACTTTGCATAATTCCAGATCTTTCTTACTTAAGATTACTTCAAGTCGTGATATTTGTGACTTTAGCTCAGTATTTTCTTTGGAGAGAATTGCATTCACTTTATTTCTTTTGATCCAGTCATCATACAATTCTTCATACATTGTCTGCACACTTTCCAGGGTAATTTCATCATCATCTACTTCTTGGGTTTCATACTGACTTGATTCACCAAGTGTTGTAGAATTAAGACACAAAGAATTTGAAGAGATGTTGCGACCAGGTATTGCGACACCCAAAGGATTGATTTGCATTTTGCGTTTCTCCTTGATCACAGCAGACAACGATATATGTTTTTCAGATTCAGTCGACTCTTGGTCGTCATCAGACTCTTCATCACTCAAAGTGACAGTCATACCTTTGTTTCTTCGAAGTCGATTGGCACACTCATTGGCATAATGTCCATATCCCGAACACTCTCTACATTGCACTGAGTCCAGATTTCTGACATTTGATTGGATTTGCAATTCGGTTTTTGGTCGAAATTGTCCTTTCATAGGAGTAAACTTTTGAGCTTTTGTAGAAATGGTGATATTGGGCAACACTGATTTTTGTccaattttcttcttctctcTCATAGTCTTCAAGTAATCACCAAATTTCTTAGTAAACAGAGAGATCGATTCTTCACCTAAATCAGATTCATCCACCTCTTTAGACATTTGAAGGATTTCATCATAAGATTCGGTTGAGGCTTCAAGGGCTATTGTCTTCCCTTTATCCTTCCTTTGTAAATCAAGGTTCATCTCAAAGGTTCTGAGAGAACTCATTAACTCATCCAGATTGATTTTTGAAGTGTCTTTAGATTCTTCAATTGCACACACTTTGACATTAAATCTCTCAGGGAGAGATTTTAAAACTTTGTTCACCAATCTTTCATTGGGCATGGGATCTCCAAGACTGTGAGCTTCATTAGAAAGTTGTCTCAGACGGCTATCATACTCAAGAATAGACTCCTTGTCCTCCATCCTCaagctttcaaattttgaagTCACCATCCTTAGCCTAGTTTTACGCACGCTCTCGGATCCTTCACAATATTTCTGAAGTATATCCCAAGCTTCTTTGGCACAGACACAGTTGGTGATTAAGTTGAACATCCTTTTGTCAACAGATGAAAATATAGCATTAAGAGCCTTGGAATTAAAGTTTGAAGTTTGCACTTCATCGATTGTCCATGTACTTTCAGGTTTGAGCCGAGAGTCTCCATCAGCATCCTCGATCTTTGGTGGGCTCCAACCATCAAGTACACGCAGCCAAGCTCTTTCTTCAATAGATTTTATAAAGACCCTTATCTTTACTTTCCACAAGGCATAGTTTGAACCATCCAACACGGAAGGTCTAAAAACAGTGTTTGTTGATGTTTCCATAATCTTTTTTCACTCTAAAGAAACAAAACAGAACAGGATCTCACTTAGTAGCGTCAAGtggaagctctgataccaattgaaagttcTATTTCCACAGTGTGAGTGTGATGAGGGTGATTGTTGTGTGTATCAGAAAGTAGGTGTTGTGagtaggtgttgtaacacctacgacaacatgcagcggaaattatAGTTTAAGATACTAACACACAACTTTGGATGATAACAACACGAGACGCAAGATATAAATCATGCACAAGTAtgaaatacttgtgcggtgcctcagggcaaaaaattcactagaaaaacttgtaagtttacaaaaaccaatatTAGTGAAATAGTCAAACAACTCCCTTGTGAAGGTGAGTAAAAAATTGCATCCTAAacctctaacaaaccgtataacAAAACTATATAGAATGCATCAACTGAGAAGTGACAAATCTTCAAAACTCAACACACTAATCAAAACagtgattaggtgttgtctACGGATATGGTCAGCACTTCGCAGCAACACTCTTATTGATGACACGAGATTGCTTTACTCGGAAAACGTCTCTTCGTATAAATTCTCTTCTCACGCGATCGACCCGCCGCTTTGTATCTCCTTCACCTTTTATACCAACTTGTCTTCATAGACCTATAAAATATGGAAAACcaattttattagaaaaaaaCTCTTTTGAATTAAAGATAGCATATCTTAAAGATATTATCAGTCATATATATTATAGTCTCAAATTAAATATGAAATCTATACGAGATCATATACTAAatgtctagaaaggcaaaacaaaagatatttaaaaaaggaaaattagtaaaaaggaaagatgacaaGGAATACGATTCCTTTCATATTATATTGTCACTCAAAAAATTATcacttttttatataataataaacaaaaaaagattaagaaaagaCAATCAATGCATACTACAAAGCAAATCAAAatatattcatatttattaaaacAATCATATCAAAGTATAGCTAAATAAACCAATTTTCATCTTTCTTAGATTTATCATCTAAATGCTCTTCTATTATGATCGATTGTGTGTTTTGAAGTGGTGAATTAAcactttaaaattttatttcaaccaCTGACAAAATGCAACCGGTCTTGATAGTATTTGCTATATAAGACCTGATTTTCTCAACTCTTAAAAAACGATAGGACCACATAATGTGGAAAACGGTTTggggatttttatgatatttttattctcATATATAAATAGGCAACAAAATTAATGATTGAAGTAAATATAATGTAACAAATATTTTTATGGATATTCAGATACTCAAGTTCCTACGTTACCCTTCTTCCACTTAACAAGGATTTTACTAGAAGACTTTGGTTTTACAACTCTTTGTAACAACCTGCTTCAACCTTAGACTTATTCAATGTCTAAGTTAAAACTCTTAGTTAAACCTAACAAACGGTTGAGATACACGGTCAATAACCAATACACCACAAATGTACAGAAATAATGAATCCTcatattcaaattttcaaacagcTCCATAAACGATCTTGATAGAAAAGGTTGAGTGGTTGACATAATCTCTTGATGATCCTTGATGATATTATAAATGTTCTTTGAAGTGGGGGCTGTTAGCAGTAGTTGATATGAGTGTGAAGGATGCTCAGAAATACTTTAGAGAATACTAGCTTGTATGTCAAATCGTGGTTCATGTCTTTAAGCTTTTCTTGGAATCCTCTATTTATAGTGCTAGATGCATTTTCCCATTCAACGTTCGACTATAGCTCATGATGGAATCCTCTATTTATAGTTCTAGATGCATTTTCCCATTCAACGTTCAACTATAGCTCGTTAATGCATAAGAACTGTTTTCGCCGTCTTTTCTTGATTAATAGTACACTTCAATAAATAGGCAATTTGGCATTTTACTAATGTGGAAAGAAACGGCCTCTGACAACAAAAGGTAACCAGCTCTGAGCTATGTCAATGTGGGTAGACCGGTCAACAAAGAGGTTGAAGTCCATCATAGACTTCACCATACATCCACTGAGGTCAGAAGAACGTCAGGAAATGGTGTATCCATACCACCAGTGGAAGATACATCACTTGTTTGAGGGTTATTTGAGATAGGAGAAAGAGAGTACCTCTGGCTAGGGCAGCACACCGGTCAGATTGGTGTCAGTGGTTGTCACGGGGGTCAGCGGTAGAAGAGGGCTCTTCGAGCACCAATTGCTTAGCATCAATTGCTGGTCCAACGCCTTCATGCAATAGGTTAAAGCCAGAAATATTTTGGGCAACTGTTTTATCCCTTGGTGTTCTCCTATTCCCCAGCTTCTACTTTTTCTTCCACGCCCATTTCATTAAGCATGGCAAGAGCCTCACTGGCGTAAACCTCAATTTTTTTGGTGAGAGGTTTTTTGGGAACTCCAAACTCCCTCCTCTATTATGAATCTTGGAAACGAAGATTATAACATCAAATTCTAACATGGATACGACTGTAGAATTATTCCTCTTCAGAAAGTCAGTAACGTTCACAGCGTCAAGCCCTTTCTTATGGTGCAACGGCTCAGTAATGACAAATGTAACCTACAATAGGCCAAGTAGATAACAAATCTATAATCTGAACCCTTCAAATTGACCTTTTACCTTGGTCATATCATAGAgagtattaaaaaaaatatcataccAGTCGACACCGATCTTTGAAGCAATCACCGCCATTTATTGGAACTTCTCCTAGGTGATTTTGTGGTATTCCCCAGCTTTGGCCACAAGTTGGACAACATTCAATAACATCCAGGTCATGCTTTTGTGCCAGAATTGAGATAGGACTACTAAGCCAAAGAAAACTCAGCACTCTAAATATCAGCGTTCCCATCTAGAAATTGGAGACTTTTACCAAACCGGTGGTAGGAAACTCCTGTGTGTCACCAAAAGCTATTGGGAGATGATGTTGTTGCTTCCTTCGATGGTATAGATGATGCTATCGCGCTCCATCCTGGTGTAATCAAAGAACTAATTGACAATAGTGAGCTTCCTCAGACTAGAGGCTTCGAGTATTTCCAGAACAAAGGAAATGAAAACATTTTTTAAGGAGAAAAGGGCTTCAAAGTTGATGGCAAGGCAAGCCTTCTAGATCGACATCTTGGATCATCTGTTAAAAGAATTTTAAGAAATCACGAAATATTTGGAGTGTGGGAAAACATAAATTTCTAAATATTTGTGAGTAAAAGGTTTCAAATGATGAGGATGAgagatataaatatttttataggaCAGCCAGAACAGAACATGGGACAGTAGGGTTGTGATTTGAATTTCGGACTTTTGAATAGTGCAGTCGAAATGTTTACGATTAATCGCATGTTTAAGGGTTTTAAACACATGATTAATGCATTAAAGAGTAATTGTCAgcaacattttcaaaatcaaaatgaATATGAATTGTTTTTTCCTTAAatcaatttaaatataataattaatacatTATTAAGTGTCAGAAGTCGGATAAAGTCACGAGTTCCAAAAGTCATTCAACAGTTTTGACCTAAGACTTATGTACTGACTAGACAATTGTTTTATCAAGCTTGACATATTTTTACTTCGTTATAATGCAATGAAATGTCCTATATTATTTCCCCTATATTTTGGGCAACGAGATATTCTTCTTCAGCGGTTGATGTGGCTACTGATGTCTGTTTATTGCTAAACCAAAAGATTGGCCTTATTTCTAAGAAATTGACATGAAACATCG containing:
- the LOC140806625 gene encoding uncharacterized protein, which encodes METSTNTVFRPSVLDGSNYALWKVKIRVFIKSIEERAWLRVLDGWSPPKIEDADGDSRLKPESTWTIDEVQTSNFNSKALNAIFSSVDKRMFNLITNCVCAKEAWDILQKYCEGSESVRKTRLRMVTSKFESLRMEDKESILEYDSRLRQLSNEAHSLGDPMPNERLVNKVLKSLPERFNVKVCAIEESKDTSKINLDELMSSLRTFEMNLDLQRKDKGKTIALEASTESYDEILQMSKEVDESDLGEESISLFTKKFGDYLKTMREKKKIGQKSVLPNITISTKAQKFTPMKGQFRPKTELQIQSNVRNLDSVQCRECSGYGHYANECANRLRRNKGMTVTLSDEESDDDQESTESEKHISLSAVIKEKRKMQINPLGVAIPGRNISSNSLCLNSTTLGESSQYETQEVDDDEITLESVQTMYEELYDDWIKRNKVNAILSKENTELKSQISRLEVILSKKDLELCKVKEELGDATQILAKLNSSSSKLDSLLMIGKNDKAGLGYPKHQFEIGESSNAEIKSTVFVKESVENSNATHTEKGVPSKGKISTKKSKSRKRHFICHYCFRPGHIKPYCFKLIDDYTKWESEQVLPQVLNNTRRNIANKKPLVKKVWVPKAKIQCSVIFTSLKTNLAGIWYFDSGCSRHMTGCKDHLIDYVELRSGHVTYGGGAKGRIAGKGTLNVDGLPNLHNVLYVEGLNSDLMSISQLCDDGLHVKFDKDNCEVFDNANTRILTGTRSAGNCYQLGEDLVCNHSKVSELNLWHQKLGHANFKTLKNLGKYDAVRDLTGKTIENDVDELLNASETLHNTDVVPGVVTPETTPAPAESKDEQGESSEHDDDVTNEGIDIPTKIQKNHPSYQILEETFGGMQTRRKEKVDYRKMMGLVCMTSVYSQE